Within Nitrospira sp., the genomic segment GTCCCAGCCGCGCGCCGTCCTCGTACGTGGCGTTGGAATACTGGTAGGAACTCTGGAGAGACAGCCGCTCCGTGAACGCGTGCGACCACGACGGCGCCAGGTTCCACATATTGCGCTGCGTGAAGCTGAGCACGACGCCGGTCCGCAACAGTTCCCCCATCAATGTATTGTCTCTCGTAAACCCGCCGTCGAATCCGAAAGTCTCCCGAGCCAGCCCGTACTTCACGGAGAGCGGAAAATAAAGGTTGAGCAGGTCCTGATTCCGGCCGCCGTAGTAGCGCACCAGATCGGCCGCCGCTTTCCCGCTGACGTCCAGGTTTTCCGTCGACCCGGCGAACCTGACGCCGGGCGAAACCCAGTGCCCGTAGACCGGCTTTTGCGGACCCGCCACCAGCAGCAGGTTGCTGTTGTACTCACCCCTCACTCCCAACGACGGCTCAGCCGACCATTCTGCCGCGTGCCCGCTTAGGACAAGCCCGCCTATGCAGAGACTGCTTCCCGACAACACCGCCGTCACAAGCCATCGCCACATCATACATCTACATCGTTGCGATGGAGGGTGATCCCTCAAGGCACCATGACCACATCACCGCGCTGCAACAACGCATTGCGCTCCAGATTCTTCCCCCGTTTGAGATCTCCATAGGGAACGGGAATCACCTGTTGCTCGCCATTGATACGCCGGATGATTCGAATATCGTTTTCAGACGCAAACGGCGTCAGCCCGCCGGCAAGACTCAATGCCTGCAGGACATCCGTCGTGTGACCGATCATGAACTCGCCGGGCTTGTTGACGCGGCCCAGCACATAGACCCGGTAGCTCAGTACTTTGATCGCCGCGACCGAGACATTCGGGTTGGGAATAAACTTCGCCAGCCGCTTGGCGATATCCGCCCGCACCTCTTCGACCGTCCGCCCCGCCGCCTGCACTTCACCCACAAGGGGAAAGGACACGAACCCGTCAGGCCTGACGACGACCTCTTTGGTCAGATGTTCATCCTTCCAGACGGCGATCGCCAGCACGTCTTCCGCTCCCAGGAGATACTCGACGCCGGATCCGGCGCCAGGCGTCGCCCCCGACTTACTCGAAGACTCCAATACACTGCAGCCGCCGAGCCAGAGCAGCAGCCCGCCGAGAAGCGTCCGGGACAGCATTCGCATGACATGAGAGAGCGGCATCATATTACCCATCGATCTTCGCCAGCATGGATTTGGCCTCTTCAAACCAGGGGTAAGCCTGCTTGGACTGGAGCGCCTGACTTAAAAGCTGCCGCGCCTCCGTCTTCTCACCCGACTGGGCATAGGCCACACCCAGGTGATAGTTGAGCACCGGATGGCTCGGCGCCTGGGCGAGCGCTTGCTTGAGTAGCCTGAGCGCATCCGGCCGATGACCCAGCTTGAGATGCACCCATCCGAGCGTATCGAGGAGATAGGCGTTCGAGGTCTGGGTTTCGAAATCCCGGCTCAACAGCAGCGCCCGTTGCAAACTCTCCGCATCGCCTTTCCGATCAACCAGCAGCGCCGCAAGATTATTGGCAGCCAGGAGCGATTTTGGATTGGACTTGAGCGCCAGCTCGTACTGCGCCATCGCCTCGTCGGTGAGATCCCGTCCCTCCAGGCTCGTCGCCAGCATCACCCGCAGCTGTTCATTGTCCGGACTCGCTTCCAGCGCCTTCTTAAGAGCCGCATCCCCGGCGGCCATGTCCCGCTTGGCGTAGCGGAACTGCGCGAGATGCACCCAGGGGGTCGTCCACGACGGATTCAACTGCGTGGCCGTTTCGAACCGCCCCATGGCAGCCTCGGCCTCCCCCTTCATCAGCAACACCTCGCCGAGAAAACCCGCCGCATAAGGATGGCCCGGCTGTTCCGCGACAATTGCCTCGAGCCGGGTCTGAGTTTGTTGCAGGGCCCCGCGCTGCACCCCGAGCCGGACCAGGGCAAGGAGCGGCTCGGCCGCGAGCGGCTGTTGTGTCAACGCCCGGTTGAAGGCGGCCTCCGCTTGATCCCATTGTTGCTGCGCCGCGGCCGTCTGCCCTTCCGCCAGATCGACCTTGGCGCGATCGGCCCCGGCGGTACGGAGGCGGGACAGCGTGTCGTGCGAACGGTCCCAATCCTTCTCCTGCATTTGGATCTGATAGAGGAGGCCCAGAAACGTGAGATTGCCGGGATCGCGGGCCAACAACGGGTCGAGCCGCTTCTTCGCCTCCGTCAGCCGGCCGCCGGTCACGTCCAATCCGACCAGCACAATCTGGGCCTCGGAGTGAGCCGGAGCCAGGGCGACAGCCTTTTCCAGACTTTCACGCGCCAGAGCGAGATCGCCGTTCATCAATTGCGCGCGCCCCAGGAGCACGTGGACGTCCGCCGCTTCCGCCGCATCCTTCAAGACTGATCGAAAATCCTGGGCCGCCGCCTTCCCGTTCCCGCGTTGTAACGCGATCTTCCCGCGCAACAGCAGGGCATCCGACGAAAGAGGATTGTCTTTGAGAATCTGCTCCAACGCCCGCTCGGCCTTGTCCGGCTGTCCTGCCGCCCATTCCAGACCAGCCAGTTTCACTTGCGCGTCCAGACCTTCAGGTTTCCCTGAGAATTCCTTCTGGATCGCCTCATAGACCGACTGAGCTTTCGCCTGTTGCTGCGTCCGCTCATATAGCCCCCCCAGCGCAAACCGGATCTTCCCGGAACGCGGCAGATCTTCGAGGGCCTTTTGCAATGCGGTTTCAGCCTCAGCGGTGCCGCGCCGCTTCGCTAAATACTCCGCAAGAGCCAGACGACGGTCGTCGCTGTCCGGATCGAGCTTCGCCGCCTCGCGCATGATCGCCTCGGCCTGCTCATACTGTTGCTGTTGGTCGAAGAGAGCCGCTCGACGGAGACGGTGGTCGAGCACCTTCGGTTCCAGCGTAATCATGCGCTGGAACGTTCGATCCGCCTCGGCCGGGTTGCCGGCGCGCACATAGATCGTGGCCAGCGCTCCAAGCAGCTCGACGCTGTCGGGGTGCGCGTCCAACGCCTGCCGGATCACCGGCACCGCGTCCGCCGTACGCCCGCGTGACGCATACAACGAGGCCAGTAACAGG encodes:
- a CDS encoding polysaccharide biosynthesis/export family protein; this translates as MMPLSHVMRMLSRTLLGGLLLWLGGCSVLESSSKSGATPGAGSGVEYLLGAEDVLAIAVWKDEHLTKEVVVRPDGFVSFPLVGEVQAAGRTVEEVRADIAKRLAKFIPNPNVSVAAIKVLSYRVYVLGRVNKPGEFMIGHTTDVLQALSLAGGLTPFASENDIRIIRRINGEQQVIPVPYGDLKRGKNLERNALLQRGDVVMVP
- a CDS encoding tetratricopeptide repeat protein — encoded protein: MNRYLIAVVTAIAAVSLVSCGGPEERKAKYLLRAQDYFQEGNYPKARVALRNVLKIDPKDAEAYFLYAQVEEKEKNWRNAVAGYQQVVELNPAHDRAWIKLGKFFLEARAIERVDQAADRVLALHSEHVGARSLKIAALAVGGRVDQAIAQAEQLRTGAPADVDAALLLASLYASRGRTADAVPVIRQALDAHPDSVELLGALATIYVRAGNPAEADRTFQRMITLEPKVLDHRLRRAALFDQQQQYEQAEAIMREAAKLDPDSDDRRLALAEYLAKRRGTAEAETALQKALEDLPRSGKIRFALGGLYERTQQQAKAQSVYEAIQKEFSGKPEGLDAQVKLAGLEWAAGQPDKAERALEQILKDNPLSSDALLLRGKIALQRGNGKAAAQDFRSVLKDAAEAADVHVLLGRAQLMNGDLALARESLEKAVALAPAHSEAQIVLVGLDVTGGRLTEAKKRLDPLLARDPGNLTFLGLLYQIQMQEKDWDRSHDTLSRLRTAGADRAKVDLAEGQTAAAQQQWDQAEAAFNRALTQQPLAAEPLLALVRLGVQRGALQQTQTRLEAIVAEQPGHPYAAGFLGEVLLMKGEAEAAMGRFETATQLNPSWTTPWVHLAQFRYAKRDMAAGDAALKKALEASPDNEQLRVMLATSLEGRDLTDEAMAQYELALKSNPKSLLAANNLAALLVDRKGDAESLQRALLLSRDFETQTSNAYLLDTLGWVHLKLGHRPDALRLLKQALAQAPSHPVLNYHLGVAYAQSGEKTEARQLLSQALQSKQAYPWFEEAKSMLAKIDG